The following are from one region of the Hymenobacter radiodurans genome:
- a CDS encoding DUF6056 family protein encodes MALFTRLTSRLPYLILVAVTVAAVTPFLLLSYYNHPFMDDYYNAANVRTTGLWAQQIELYLRWTGRFSSSLLVTAANPLVYGWYDGFRWTPALTLLATLGTIYLGLRTLSQRQLPRLQAAVAAGIFLIFYLHMIPDPYSAIYWFTGSVVYHLAGLTLLLVFIASERARQAAQVKSRLGWRALAVGCAVISAAANEMTLLHLLLSLALVLGISWYRAQWSQLRWWGALLLLTLVVAVITVIAPGNYVRMQFEGYAQKANGANLMQQVLGAIPGTPDAMFRLLVRRGLAFKLLLPTVLGLLVAFYWQRRGWLGTTIRLPWYWGAFFLLISYALSMLLFIGVMKQMPPDRAINGLLLFLFPAGLLSIWAGLTYHARPIRWQLPTWLLRWGPVLYIGVFSWIGIPRRAWQELLFSAPSYDQQLLAREAQLRGAWSKGVEHVVVKPLLGIRPYRVLITEWELTTEPGHYINTETALYFDVKSIVVDKALLPQAHPDFHYY; translated from the coding sequence ATGGCCCTTTTTACTCGGCTCACCTCCCGTTTACCTTACCTAATTCTGGTGGCAGTAACGGTGGCAGCGGTGACACCCTTTCTGCTCCTGAGCTACTATAATCATCCCTTCATGGATGATTATTATAATGCCGCCAATGTGCGCACCACCGGCCTTTGGGCTCAGCAGATAGAGCTGTATCTGCGCTGGACGGGGCGCTTTTCGTCTTCTCTGTTGGTAACGGCGGCCAATCCGCTGGTTTATGGCTGGTACGATGGATTTCGCTGGACTCCGGCCCTTACCCTGCTCGCTACGCTGGGGACTATTTATTTGGGTTTGCGCACCCTTAGCCAGCGGCAGCTGCCGCGCTTGCAGGCCGCCGTGGCAGCGGGAATTTTTCTGATATTTTACCTGCACATGATTCCTGACCCGTATTCGGCCATCTATTGGTTTACGGGCTCCGTGGTGTACCATCTGGCAGGCCTTACCTTGCTGCTCGTGTTCATTGCTTCCGAACGCGCCCGACAGGCTGCTCAGGTTAAGAGTCGGCTTGGTTGGCGAGCACTTGCGGTTGGCTGTGCTGTAATATCCGCGGCCGCCAATGAAATGACGCTGCTGCACCTGCTGCTAAGCTTGGCGCTTGTGCTAGGCATCAGCTGGTACCGCGCCCAATGGTCGCAACTGCGCTGGTGGGGTGCATTGCTACTGCTGACACTGGTAGTGGCCGTAATTACGGTAATAGCACCCGGCAACTATGTCCGCATGCAGTTTGAAGGGTATGCGCAGAAGGCGAACGGTGCCAATCTGATGCAGCAAGTGCTAGGAGCAATACCCGGCACACCCGATGCTATGTTTCGGCTGCTGGTGCGCCGTGGCCTGGCCTTTAAGCTACTGTTGCCGACGGTGCTGGGGCTTCTCGTGGCTTTTTATTGGCAGCGCCGGGGCTGGCTGGGCACTACTATCCGGCTTCCCTGGTACTGGGGGGCTTTTTTTCTGCTGATAAGCTACGCGCTGAGTATGCTGCTGTTTATTGGCGTGATGAAGCAAATGCCCCCCGACCGCGCCATCAATGGCCTGCTGTTGTTTCTCTTCCCGGCTGGGCTGTTGAGTATCTGGGCTGGTTTAACCTACCACGCCCGCCCTATTCGGTGGCAGCTACCCACTTGGCTATTACGCTGGGGGCCGGTACTATATATTGGTGTTTTCAGTTGGATAGGCATACCGCGCCGGGCCTGGCAAGAGCTGCTTTTCAGCGCACCGTCCTACGACCAACAGCTTCTGGCCCGCGAAGCCCAGCTGCGCGGAGCATGGTCGAAAGGTGTGGAGCACGTTGTGGTAAAGCCGCTTTTAGGTATCAGGCCCTACCGAGTGCTTATTACGGAATGGGAGCTAACCACCGAGCCGGGCCACTATATTAATACTGAAACGGCC
- a CDS encoding DUF5522 domain-containing protein, giving the protein MPATPQPLHPGDFYFTPEGYMVFTEQYHRRRGYCCKSGCRHCPWSFGREKKKPPSGATGG; this is encoded by the coding sequence ATGCCCGCAACTCCGCAACCGCTCCATCCCGGCGACTTTTACTTCACGCCTGAGGGCTACATGGTGTTCACCGAGCAATACCACCGGCGGCGGGGCTATTGCTGCAAAAGCGGCTGTCGACACTGCCCATGGAGCTTTGGCCGCGAGAAAAAAAAGCCCCCCAGCGGCGCTACGGGCGGCTAA
- the rpmB gene encoding 50S ribosomal protein L28, whose amino-acid sequence MARVCDLTGKRTRVGNNVSHANNKTKRKFYPNLQKKRFYIPEEDAWVTLKVATSTIRTINKNGIMATLKKAKEKGFIVY is encoded by the coding sequence ATGGCCCGAGTTTGTGATCTAACCGGCAAGCGTACCCGCGTAGGCAACAACGTGTCGCACGCCAACAACAAGACGAAGCGCAAGTTTTACCCCAACCTGCAGAAGAAGCGCTTCTATATTCCCGAGGAAGATGCTTGGGTTACGTTGAAAGTAGCTACCAGCACTATCCGCACCATCAACAAGAATGGCATCATGGCCACCTTGAAGAAGGCCAAGGAAAAAGGCTTCATCGTTTACTAA